The Mucilaginibacter sp. PAMB04168 genome contains the following window.
CTATTTAGAATCACTCAAAAAAAGGGAATCTTATACTGGTGAATACCGGATATTAAATAAAAGTGGCGAGTATCGGTGGCTGCTCACTTTCGGCTCGCCGCGTTTTGAGCCTGATGGCAGTTTTACCGGATATATCGGTTCATCTATAGACATTACAGAGCGCAAACAGAACGAGCAGCGAAAAAACGATTTTATTTCGATGGTAAGTCATGAGCTAAAAACCCCACTTACATCCACCATCAGCTATGTCCAGGTTGCGCAGAAGAAAGTATCAGCCAGTGGCGATGCTATAATAGCGGGGATGCTTGCCCGGGCGCACAAACAGCTCGGTAAAATGACCACACTTATTAACGGGTTCCTGAACGTATCGCGCTTGGAGGCAGGAAAAATTTACATAGACAAGAAGCGCTTCGATATGGCCATCTTAATAAAGGAGGTGGAGGAAAATATTGTACCTGAATCAAGTAGTCATAAGATCATTTTTGCACCGGTAGAAGAAACCTGGGTCTATGTCGATAAGGACAAGATAGAACAGGTAATCAATAATTTCATCAGTAATGCTACTAAGTATTCGCCGCCGAAAACAACTATTCAAATCGTATGCGTAACCAAGGGTAATTATGCTCATATAAGTGTAACAGATGATGGTATTGGAATCAGTGGACCGGATAAGGAAAAGCTTTTTGATCGCTTTTACAGAGTTGAAGGACAAGAAACAAAGTCTATCTCAGGATTTGGTATCGGTTTGTATATCTGTAAAGAGATCATCGAACGACACAATGGACTGATCGGGGTAGAAAGCATACCGGGGCAAGGTAGCACTTTTTGGTTCACATTACCGATCGACCTCAACAGCAATTAAATCTTGTTATTTTGAAGCAATTAAATCGAATCCCCTTTATGCCACTTGCAATTCGTTCAAAATGTTTAATTGTTTCAGGATTTGGTTCGAATTACGTCCAACCTCAGGAGCCAATGTAAAAAGCCTTACCATGCCCGGTAAGGCTTTTTTGTTTATACATTTTTGATGGTAGGGTGATAAGACTCACCACAGGCTGAATTCGTTTTTTTAATTGTTCTACTATTTGCTTCGAATTCGATCCAGCTTGGACCAAAAATTTAATTGAATTTTTTATCGCGTCAACCGTAACTGGTGTGAAAAAGTTAATTAAATTACCATCCGGATCCCGAAATAATAACGAACGATTACCCCATGGCATGGTGGTTGGTTCTTGAACAATGTTATCAATAAGATCCTTGATCCTTTCAAATTCCTCATCCACGTTCGCAACTCTAAACTCAATGATTACACTGTTATTACTGGCCGGGGTTATTAAATTTTCGCCAAATAAACTCATTGTTCTTGTGCTTCCTATGGCCAGGGTAGCCGTTCCGGTAACTAGTTCTGCGAAATCATCTGTGTACCATTGAGCGGATGATCCGGTTACCTGTTCAAAAAACCGAACCAGAGTTTTTATGTTAGCAGTTATAATTCTTAAGGATGTTAATTTCATGATATTGCCATTTATTACTTAATGTTTTACGAAAGTAATATGGTGCTATGACAACGGTATGTCAGGGGTATCGGAAGTTCTTTTCTTTATCTTTTAAATATGAGGCAAGTGTTAATTCATGTGGTTTGAAACTTGTATTAATCTGGGTGACGGTTATAATTTTATCCAGATTAAACATCCGGTAATCTTGTCTTAATCTGCAGTAAGCTATGAGCGACCAGTTTTCTTGCAGCGTATAATACAAGGCAAATGGCTCGATGCTTCTTTTTGTAATTTCATTTTTCGATGCCGACTTGTAAGTGATATCTAATACCTTAAATGATGTTAATGCATTTTGAATTACAGTTAAAGAGTTGCTCGTTATAGCATTGGGTATAGCGGGGCTTACAGCAATTCTGTTCTCTAATAATTCTACTTTGTCTTTAGTTGAATAGGATAGTACTGCTTTTATCTTATTGATTGCTCCGGAATAAGCGGTAATTAAAGAGCTGTCACTACTTTTCATAACCACCTGTTCAATCGTTATTAAAGCATTTGCCTCATCTTCTGTAAACATAACAGGTGGTATTCTATACCCATCCATTAATGAGTATCCCTTTCCATCTTTCATGTATATAGGAACACCCGCACGCTCCAAAACTTTAACATCTCTATAAATTGTCCTGACACTTACATCAAATTTTTCGGCAAGCGTAGTTGAAGTTAAAATCCTTTTAGACTGCAATTGTGTTAAGATTGCTGTAAGTCTTGAAATTCTTTTGGTATCAATATTATTCATTTTGCAGCTTACTTATCTTTAGCGAAGTGGTGTATACTAGGTGACCCGCTAATTTAAAGAGTCCCCACGCACTTATCGGCTCTGTAACTCTCGAAAGTATAAGATTTGTTTAGATAGCCTTTAGATCGCTCAGGAACTCTAATTGTTTTATCAAAATGGTTCGAATTATATCCAGTGTGGGGAGCATCAATTCTGTCCGCCCAGACCGGGCAAAATTCGAACCACTTAGTAGAAAATCTTATAATATGAAGTGGCATGGCGCCACTTCAAAAGTCACATTAGTTTTAGGGTAGTAATTCC
Protein-coding sequences here:
- a CDS encoding VOC family protein, coding for MKLTSLRIITANIKTLVRFFEQVTGSSAQWYTDDFAELVTGTATLAIGSTRTMSLFGENLITPASNNSVIIEFRVANVDEEFERIKDLIDNIVQEPTTMPWGNRSLLFRDPDGNLINFFTPVTVDAIKNSIKFLVQAGSNSKQIVEQLKKRIQPVVSLITLPSKMYKQKSLTGHGKAFYIGS
- a CDS encoding YafY family protein codes for the protein MNNIDTKRISRLTAILTQLQSKRILTSTTLAEKFDVSVRTIYRDVKVLERAGVPIYMKDGKGYSLMDGYRIPPVMFTEDEANALITIEQVVMKSSDSSLITAYSGAINKIKAVLSYSTKDKVELLENRIAVSPAIPNAITSNSLTVIQNALTSFKVLDITYKSASKNEITKRSIEPFALYYTLQENWSLIAYCRLRQDYRMFNLDKIITVTQINTSFKPHELTLASYLKDKEKNFRYP